The following coding sequences lie in one Bacillus rossius redtenbacheri isolate Brsri chromosome 13, Brsri_v3, whole genome shotgun sequence genomic window:
- the LOC134538367 gene encoding WW domain-containing adapter protein with coiled-coil homolog isoform X3, whose amino-acid sequence MVMHARKPQRISDGYFEKHQAHPYQNTAKYSSSKGNYDGRYNHERMRESPNGNSYRSDSPDSQSPRDRNYQGKGSYLQKFREKERENRDYKSREKYSECARSPKDKRSRESRDSEHRTNHDRSSTEEKRETERERVARVGDWSEHISSSGKKYYYNCKTEVSQWEKPREWVEKERSREKQTDRNYTSTNRTSHEKHSNSRPSASNCRDAPVKAASSSASRQQEKRDLYWNSQSSSSSSREEAEANERRKHLDGESQAQDMDISPGDSTPTSETSYSHAAGGESHAPGGPVLLAAALPRLSSHPPLSLPRYQPQQQQQSAAGKPGSSPPPPMVPPPQAPPQAPPVTLASLPRLLSQIAAGAKGLEQAELSPQKALQTIQTALLLSRQASLEPASAGQQPLKVETGGGGAVLGEGPPTPTHSESQDCVDVRKLASPPSSLSSLQSLTQAGVGSSLHALRPQGPHLTPSLANHYRDDLVNHVRGWPAEALEKQAQKLSEEGHTMGSLQCTRVSADLKTARSIVRLTEIQATLQEQRILFLRQQIKTLEQLKSQNSFMSEDS is encoded by the exons AACACTGCAAAGTACAGTTCTTCGAAGGGAAACTACGATGGGCGCTACAACCACGAGAGAATGCGAGAGTCTCCCAACGGCAATTCTTACAGGTCAGACAGCCCTGATTCGCAGAGCCCGAGGGACCGAAACTATCAAGGAAAAGGTTCATATTTGCAGAAGTTCCGGGAGAAGGAGAGAGAAAACAGAGACTACAAATCAAGAGAAAAGTATTCCG AGTGTGCAAGGTCTCCGAAAGATAAGCGAAGTCGAGAGAGCAGGGACTCTGAACACAGGACCAATCATGACAGGAGCAGTACTGAG GAGAAACGCGAGACGGAGAGGGAGCGTGTGGCCAGAGTAGGGGACTGGTCGGAGCACATCAGCTCGTCGGGGAAGAAGTACTACTACAACTGCAAAACTGAAGTGTCGCAATGGGAGAAGCCACGGGAGTGGGTCGAGAAAGAACGCAGCCGAGAAAAGCAGACCGACCGGAACTACACCTCTACAAATAGGACAT CTCACGAGAAACATTCCAACTCGCGGCCGTCGGCCAGCAACTGCCGGGACGCCCCGGTGAAGGCGGCGTCCTCGTCGGCGTCGCGGCAGCAGGAGAAGAGAGATCTGTACTGGAACAGCCAGtcgagcagcagcagcagcagggaGGAAGCCGAGGCCAATGAGAGAAGAAAGCATTTGGACG GTGAGTCGCAGGCACAGGACATGGACATCTCGCCTGGGGACAGCACGCCCACCTCGGAGACCTCGTACAGCCACGCGGCGGGCGGGGAGTCCCACGCCCCGGGGGGGCCGGTACTGCTGGCGGCCGCGCTGCCCCGCCTCTCCTCCCACCCGCCACTCTCCCTGCCCCGCTACCagccgcagcagcagcagcagtcggCCGCGGGCAAGCCGGGCTCATCGCCGCCGCCCCCGATGGTGCCGCCGCCCCAGGCCCCGCCCCAGGCCCCGCCCGTCACGCTCGCCAGCCTCCCGAGGCTGCTCTCGCAGATAGCCGCCGGGGCCAAGGGCCTGGAGCAGGCGGAGCTGTCGCCGCAGAAGGCGCTGCAGACCATCCAGACGGCCCTGCTGCTGTCCCGCCAGGCGTCCCTGGAGCCGGCGTCGGCCGGCCAGCAGCCGCTCAAGGTGGAGACGGGGGGCGGGGGGGCCGTGCTCGGCGAGGGCCCGCCCACGCCCACCCACTCGGAGAGCCAGGACTGCGTCGACGTGCGCAAAC TGGCCAGCCCCCCCAGCAGCCTCAGCTCGCTGCAGAGCCTGACGCAGGCGGGCGTGGGCAGCTCCCTGCACGCGCTGCGGCCCCAGGGCCCCCACCTCACCCCCAGCCTGGCCAACCACTACCGGGATGACCTGGTCAACCACGTGCGCGGCTGGCCGGCCGAGGCGCTCGAGAAGCAG GCGCAGAAGCTGAGTGAGGAAGGGCACACGATGGGCAGTTTGCAGTGCACACGGGTTTCAGCTGACCTGAAGACGGCGCGTTCTATCGTTAGGTTAACGGAAATCCAAGCTACATTACAGGAGCAAAG gaTATTGTTCCTGCGCCAGCAAATCAAAACGTTGGAACAGCTGAAGTCTCAGAACTCATTCATGTCGGAGGACTCATAG
- the LOC134538367 gene encoding WW domain-containing adapter protein with coiled-coil homolog isoform X1: MVMHARKPQRISDGYFEKHQAHPYQNTAKYSSSKGNYDGRYNHERMRESPNGNSYRSDSPDSQSPRDRNYQGKGSYLQKFREKERENRDYKSREKYSECARSPKDKRSRESRDSEHRTNHDRSSTEKVILHPAKLTTQNAPSRETSQRKPLHNSCQEKRETERERVARVGDWSEHISSSGKKYYYNCKTEVSQWEKPREWVEKERSREKQTDRNYTSTNRTSHEKHSNSRPSASNCRDAPVKAASSSASRQQEKRDLYWNSQSSSSSSREEAEANERRKHLDGESQAQDMDISPGDSTPTSETSYSHAAGGESHAPGGPVLLAAALPRLSSHPPLSLPRYQPQQQQQSAAGKPGSSPPPPMVPPPQAPPQAPPVTLASLPRLLSQIAAGAKGLEQAELSPQKALQTIQTALLLSRQASLEPASAGQQPLKVETGGGGAVLGEGPPTPTHSESQDCVDVRKLASPPSSLSSLQSLTQAGVGSSLHALRPQGPHLTPSLANHYRDDLVNHVRGWPAEALEKQAQKLSEEGHTMGSLQCTRVSADLKTARSIVRLTEIQATLQEQRILFLRQQIKTLEQLKSQNSFMSEDS; encoded by the exons AACACTGCAAAGTACAGTTCTTCGAAGGGAAACTACGATGGGCGCTACAACCACGAGAGAATGCGAGAGTCTCCCAACGGCAATTCTTACAGGTCAGACAGCCCTGATTCGCAGAGCCCGAGGGACCGAAACTATCAAGGAAAAGGTTCATATTTGCAGAAGTTCCGGGAGAAGGAGAGAGAAAACAGAGACTACAAATCAAGAGAAAAGTATTCCG AGTGTGCAAGGTCTCCGAAAGATAAGCGAAGTCGAGAGAGCAGGGACTCTGAACACAGGACCAATCATGACAGGAGCAGTACTGAG aAAGTTATTCTTCACCCAGCAAAACTAACTACACAGAACGCACCATCGCGAGAGACATCCCAGAGAAAGCCACTTCACAACTCGTGTCAG GAGAAACGCGAGACGGAGAGGGAGCGTGTGGCCAGAGTAGGGGACTGGTCGGAGCACATCAGCTCGTCGGGGAAGAAGTACTACTACAACTGCAAAACTGAAGTGTCGCAATGGGAGAAGCCACGGGAGTGGGTCGAGAAAGAACGCAGCCGAGAAAAGCAGACCGACCGGAACTACACCTCTACAAATAGGACAT CTCACGAGAAACATTCCAACTCGCGGCCGTCGGCCAGCAACTGCCGGGACGCCCCGGTGAAGGCGGCGTCCTCGTCGGCGTCGCGGCAGCAGGAGAAGAGAGATCTGTACTGGAACAGCCAGtcgagcagcagcagcagcagggaGGAAGCCGAGGCCAATGAGAGAAGAAAGCATTTGGACG GTGAGTCGCAGGCACAGGACATGGACATCTCGCCTGGGGACAGCACGCCCACCTCGGAGACCTCGTACAGCCACGCGGCGGGCGGGGAGTCCCACGCCCCGGGGGGGCCGGTACTGCTGGCGGCCGCGCTGCCCCGCCTCTCCTCCCACCCGCCACTCTCCCTGCCCCGCTACCagccgcagcagcagcagcagtcggCCGCGGGCAAGCCGGGCTCATCGCCGCCGCCCCCGATGGTGCCGCCGCCCCAGGCCCCGCCCCAGGCCCCGCCCGTCACGCTCGCCAGCCTCCCGAGGCTGCTCTCGCAGATAGCCGCCGGGGCCAAGGGCCTGGAGCAGGCGGAGCTGTCGCCGCAGAAGGCGCTGCAGACCATCCAGACGGCCCTGCTGCTGTCCCGCCAGGCGTCCCTGGAGCCGGCGTCGGCCGGCCAGCAGCCGCTCAAGGTGGAGACGGGGGGCGGGGGGGCCGTGCTCGGCGAGGGCCCGCCCACGCCCACCCACTCGGAGAGCCAGGACTGCGTCGACGTGCGCAAAC TGGCCAGCCCCCCCAGCAGCCTCAGCTCGCTGCAGAGCCTGACGCAGGCGGGCGTGGGCAGCTCCCTGCACGCGCTGCGGCCCCAGGGCCCCCACCTCACCCCCAGCCTGGCCAACCACTACCGGGATGACCTGGTCAACCACGTGCGCGGCTGGCCGGCCGAGGCGCTCGAGAAGCAG GCGCAGAAGCTGAGTGAGGAAGGGCACACGATGGGCAGTTTGCAGTGCACACGGGTTTCAGCTGACCTGAAGACGGCGCGTTCTATCGTTAGGTTAACGGAAATCCAAGCTACATTACAGGAGCAAAG gaTATTGTTCCTGCGCCAGCAAATCAAAACGTTGGAACAGCTGAAGTCTCAGAACTCATTCATGTCGGAGGACTCATAG
- the LOC134538367 gene encoding WW domain-containing adapter protein with coiled-coil homolog isoform X5 → MRNTAKYSSSKGNYDGRYNHERMRESPNGNSYRSDSPDSQSPRDRNYQGKGSYLQKFREKERENRDYKSREKYSECARSPKDKRSRESRDSEHRTNHDRSSTEEKRETERERVARVGDWSEHISSSGKKYYYNCKTEVSQWEKPREWVEKERSREKQTDRNYTSTNRTSHEKHSNSRPSASNCRDAPVKAASSSASRQQEKRDLYWNSQSSSSSSREEAEANERRKHLDGESQAQDMDISPGDSTPTSETSYSHAAGGESHAPGGPVLLAAALPRLSSHPPLSLPRYQPQQQQQSAAGKPGSSPPPPMVPPPQAPPQAPPVTLASLPRLLSQIAAGAKGLEQAELSPQKALQTIQTALLLSRQASLEPASAGQQPLKVETGGGGAVLGEGPPTPTHSESQDCVDVRKLASPPSSLSSLQSLTQAGVGSSLHALRPQGPHLTPSLANHYRDDLVNHVRGWPAEALEKQAQKLSEEGHTMGSLQCTRVSADLKTARSIVRLTEIQATLQEQRILFLRQQIKTLEQLKSQNSFMSEDS, encoded by the exons AACACTGCAAAGTACAGTTCTTCGAAGGGAAACTACGATGGGCGCTACAACCACGAGAGAATGCGAGAGTCTCCCAACGGCAATTCTTACAGGTCAGACAGCCCTGATTCGCAGAGCCCGAGGGACCGAAACTATCAAGGAAAAGGTTCATATTTGCAGAAGTTCCGGGAGAAGGAGAGAGAAAACAGAGACTACAAATCAAGAGAAAAGTATTCCG AGTGTGCAAGGTCTCCGAAAGATAAGCGAAGTCGAGAGAGCAGGGACTCTGAACACAGGACCAATCATGACAGGAGCAGTACTGAG GAGAAACGCGAGACGGAGAGGGAGCGTGTGGCCAGAGTAGGGGACTGGTCGGAGCACATCAGCTCGTCGGGGAAGAAGTACTACTACAACTGCAAAACTGAAGTGTCGCAATGGGAGAAGCCACGGGAGTGGGTCGAGAAAGAACGCAGCCGAGAAAAGCAGACCGACCGGAACTACACCTCTACAAATAGGACAT CTCACGAGAAACATTCCAACTCGCGGCCGTCGGCCAGCAACTGCCGGGACGCCCCGGTGAAGGCGGCGTCCTCGTCGGCGTCGCGGCAGCAGGAGAAGAGAGATCTGTACTGGAACAGCCAGtcgagcagcagcagcagcagggaGGAAGCCGAGGCCAATGAGAGAAGAAAGCATTTGGACG GTGAGTCGCAGGCACAGGACATGGACATCTCGCCTGGGGACAGCACGCCCACCTCGGAGACCTCGTACAGCCACGCGGCGGGCGGGGAGTCCCACGCCCCGGGGGGGCCGGTACTGCTGGCGGCCGCGCTGCCCCGCCTCTCCTCCCACCCGCCACTCTCCCTGCCCCGCTACCagccgcagcagcagcagcagtcggCCGCGGGCAAGCCGGGCTCATCGCCGCCGCCCCCGATGGTGCCGCCGCCCCAGGCCCCGCCCCAGGCCCCGCCCGTCACGCTCGCCAGCCTCCCGAGGCTGCTCTCGCAGATAGCCGCCGGGGCCAAGGGCCTGGAGCAGGCGGAGCTGTCGCCGCAGAAGGCGCTGCAGACCATCCAGACGGCCCTGCTGCTGTCCCGCCAGGCGTCCCTGGAGCCGGCGTCGGCCGGCCAGCAGCCGCTCAAGGTGGAGACGGGGGGCGGGGGGGCCGTGCTCGGCGAGGGCCCGCCCACGCCCACCCACTCGGAGAGCCAGGACTGCGTCGACGTGCGCAAAC TGGCCAGCCCCCCCAGCAGCCTCAGCTCGCTGCAGAGCCTGACGCAGGCGGGCGTGGGCAGCTCCCTGCACGCGCTGCGGCCCCAGGGCCCCCACCTCACCCCCAGCCTGGCCAACCACTACCGGGATGACCTGGTCAACCACGTGCGCGGCTGGCCGGCCGAGGCGCTCGAGAAGCAG GCGCAGAAGCTGAGTGAGGAAGGGCACACGATGGGCAGTTTGCAGTGCACACGGGTTTCAGCTGACCTGAAGACGGCGCGTTCTATCGTTAGGTTAACGGAAATCCAAGCTACATTACAGGAGCAAAG gaTATTGTTCCTGCGCCAGCAAATCAAAACGTTGGAACAGCTGAAGTCTCAGAACTCATTCATGTCGGAGGACTCATAG
- the LOC134538367 gene encoding WW domain-containing adapter protein with coiled-coil homolog isoform X2: MRNTAKYSSSKGNYDGRYNHERMRESPNGNSYRSDSPDSQSPRDRNYQGKGSYLQKFREKERENRDYKSREKYSECARSPKDKRSRESRDSEHRTNHDRSSTEKVILHPAKLTTQNAPSRETSQRKPLHNSCQEKRETERERVARVGDWSEHISSSGKKYYYNCKTEVSQWEKPREWVEKERSREKQTDRNYTSTNRTSHEKHSNSRPSASNCRDAPVKAASSSASRQQEKRDLYWNSQSSSSSSREEAEANERRKHLDGESQAQDMDISPGDSTPTSETSYSHAAGGESHAPGGPVLLAAALPRLSSHPPLSLPRYQPQQQQQSAAGKPGSSPPPPMVPPPQAPPQAPPVTLASLPRLLSQIAAGAKGLEQAELSPQKALQTIQTALLLSRQASLEPASAGQQPLKVETGGGGAVLGEGPPTPTHSESQDCVDVRKLASPPSSLSSLQSLTQAGVGSSLHALRPQGPHLTPSLANHYRDDLVNHVRGWPAEALEKQAQKLSEEGHTMGSLQCTRVSADLKTARSIVRLTEIQATLQEQRILFLRQQIKTLEQLKSQNSFMSEDS; the protein is encoded by the exons AACACTGCAAAGTACAGTTCTTCGAAGGGAAACTACGATGGGCGCTACAACCACGAGAGAATGCGAGAGTCTCCCAACGGCAATTCTTACAGGTCAGACAGCCCTGATTCGCAGAGCCCGAGGGACCGAAACTATCAAGGAAAAGGTTCATATTTGCAGAAGTTCCGGGAGAAGGAGAGAGAAAACAGAGACTACAAATCAAGAGAAAAGTATTCCG AGTGTGCAAGGTCTCCGAAAGATAAGCGAAGTCGAGAGAGCAGGGACTCTGAACACAGGACCAATCATGACAGGAGCAGTACTGAG aAAGTTATTCTTCACCCAGCAAAACTAACTACACAGAACGCACCATCGCGAGAGACATCCCAGAGAAAGCCACTTCACAACTCGTGTCAG GAGAAACGCGAGACGGAGAGGGAGCGTGTGGCCAGAGTAGGGGACTGGTCGGAGCACATCAGCTCGTCGGGGAAGAAGTACTACTACAACTGCAAAACTGAAGTGTCGCAATGGGAGAAGCCACGGGAGTGGGTCGAGAAAGAACGCAGCCGAGAAAAGCAGACCGACCGGAACTACACCTCTACAAATAGGACAT CTCACGAGAAACATTCCAACTCGCGGCCGTCGGCCAGCAACTGCCGGGACGCCCCGGTGAAGGCGGCGTCCTCGTCGGCGTCGCGGCAGCAGGAGAAGAGAGATCTGTACTGGAACAGCCAGtcgagcagcagcagcagcagggaGGAAGCCGAGGCCAATGAGAGAAGAAAGCATTTGGACG GTGAGTCGCAGGCACAGGACATGGACATCTCGCCTGGGGACAGCACGCCCACCTCGGAGACCTCGTACAGCCACGCGGCGGGCGGGGAGTCCCACGCCCCGGGGGGGCCGGTACTGCTGGCGGCCGCGCTGCCCCGCCTCTCCTCCCACCCGCCACTCTCCCTGCCCCGCTACCagccgcagcagcagcagcagtcggCCGCGGGCAAGCCGGGCTCATCGCCGCCGCCCCCGATGGTGCCGCCGCCCCAGGCCCCGCCCCAGGCCCCGCCCGTCACGCTCGCCAGCCTCCCGAGGCTGCTCTCGCAGATAGCCGCCGGGGCCAAGGGCCTGGAGCAGGCGGAGCTGTCGCCGCAGAAGGCGCTGCAGACCATCCAGACGGCCCTGCTGCTGTCCCGCCAGGCGTCCCTGGAGCCGGCGTCGGCCGGCCAGCAGCCGCTCAAGGTGGAGACGGGGGGCGGGGGGGCCGTGCTCGGCGAGGGCCCGCCCACGCCCACCCACTCGGAGAGCCAGGACTGCGTCGACGTGCGCAAAC TGGCCAGCCCCCCCAGCAGCCTCAGCTCGCTGCAGAGCCTGACGCAGGCGGGCGTGGGCAGCTCCCTGCACGCGCTGCGGCCCCAGGGCCCCCACCTCACCCCCAGCCTGGCCAACCACTACCGGGATGACCTGGTCAACCACGTGCGCGGCTGGCCGGCCGAGGCGCTCGAGAAGCAG GCGCAGAAGCTGAGTGAGGAAGGGCACACGATGGGCAGTTTGCAGTGCACACGGGTTTCAGCTGACCTGAAGACGGCGCGTTCTATCGTTAGGTTAACGGAAATCCAAGCTACATTACAGGAGCAAAG gaTATTGTTCCTGCGCCAGCAAATCAAAACGTTGGAACAGCTGAAGTCTCAGAACTCATTCATGTCGGAGGACTCATAG
- the LOC134538367 gene encoding WW domain-containing adapter protein with coiled-coil homolog isoform X4, producing MGTSKNIKPIPTRSDSPDSQSPRDRNYQGKGSYLQKFREKERENRDYKSREKYSECARSPKDKRSRESRDSEHRTNHDRSSTEKVILHPAKLTTQNAPSRETSQRKPLHNSCQEKRETERERVARVGDWSEHISSSGKKYYYNCKTEVSQWEKPREWVEKERSREKQTDRNYTSTNRTSHEKHSNSRPSASNCRDAPVKAASSSASRQQEKRDLYWNSQSSSSSSREEAEANERRKHLDGESQAQDMDISPGDSTPTSETSYSHAAGGESHAPGGPVLLAAALPRLSSHPPLSLPRYQPQQQQQSAAGKPGSSPPPPMVPPPQAPPQAPPVTLASLPRLLSQIAAGAKGLEQAELSPQKALQTIQTALLLSRQASLEPASAGQQPLKVETGGGGAVLGEGPPTPTHSESQDCVDVRKLASPPSSLSSLQSLTQAGVGSSLHALRPQGPHLTPSLANHYRDDLVNHVRGWPAEALEKQAQKLSEEGHTMGSLQCTRVSADLKTARSIVRLTEIQATLQEQRILFLRQQIKTLEQLKSQNSFMSEDS from the exons GTCAGACAGCCCTGATTCGCAGAGCCCGAGGGACCGAAACTATCAAGGAAAAGGTTCATATTTGCAGAAGTTCCGGGAGAAGGAGAGAGAAAACAGAGACTACAAATCAAGAGAAAAGTATTCCG AGTGTGCAAGGTCTCCGAAAGATAAGCGAAGTCGAGAGAGCAGGGACTCTGAACACAGGACCAATCATGACAGGAGCAGTACTGAG aAAGTTATTCTTCACCCAGCAAAACTAACTACACAGAACGCACCATCGCGAGAGACATCCCAGAGAAAGCCACTTCACAACTCGTGTCAG GAGAAACGCGAGACGGAGAGGGAGCGTGTGGCCAGAGTAGGGGACTGGTCGGAGCACATCAGCTCGTCGGGGAAGAAGTACTACTACAACTGCAAAACTGAAGTGTCGCAATGGGAGAAGCCACGGGAGTGGGTCGAGAAAGAACGCAGCCGAGAAAAGCAGACCGACCGGAACTACACCTCTACAAATAGGACAT CTCACGAGAAACATTCCAACTCGCGGCCGTCGGCCAGCAACTGCCGGGACGCCCCGGTGAAGGCGGCGTCCTCGTCGGCGTCGCGGCAGCAGGAGAAGAGAGATCTGTACTGGAACAGCCAGtcgagcagcagcagcagcagggaGGAAGCCGAGGCCAATGAGAGAAGAAAGCATTTGGACG GTGAGTCGCAGGCACAGGACATGGACATCTCGCCTGGGGACAGCACGCCCACCTCGGAGACCTCGTACAGCCACGCGGCGGGCGGGGAGTCCCACGCCCCGGGGGGGCCGGTACTGCTGGCGGCCGCGCTGCCCCGCCTCTCCTCCCACCCGCCACTCTCCCTGCCCCGCTACCagccgcagcagcagcagcagtcggCCGCGGGCAAGCCGGGCTCATCGCCGCCGCCCCCGATGGTGCCGCCGCCCCAGGCCCCGCCCCAGGCCCCGCCCGTCACGCTCGCCAGCCTCCCGAGGCTGCTCTCGCAGATAGCCGCCGGGGCCAAGGGCCTGGAGCAGGCGGAGCTGTCGCCGCAGAAGGCGCTGCAGACCATCCAGACGGCCCTGCTGCTGTCCCGCCAGGCGTCCCTGGAGCCGGCGTCGGCCGGCCAGCAGCCGCTCAAGGTGGAGACGGGGGGCGGGGGGGCCGTGCTCGGCGAGGGCCCGCCCACGCCCACCCACTCGGAGAGCCAGGACTGCGTCGACGTGCGCAAAC TGGCCAGCCCCCCCAGCAGCCTCAGCTCGCTGCAGAGCCTGACGCAGGCGGGCGTGGGCAGCTCCCTGCACGCGCTGCGGCCCCAGGGCCCCCACCTCACCCCCAGCCTGGCCAACCACTACCGGGATGACCTGGTCAACCACGTGCGCGGCTGGCCGGCCGAGGCGCTCGAGAAGCAG GCGCAGAAGCTGAGTGAGGAAGGGCACACGATGGGCAGTTTGCAGTGCACACGGGTTTCAGCTGACCTGAAGACGGCGCGTTCTATCGTTAGGTTAACGGAAATCCAAGCTACATTACAGGAGCAAAG gaTATTGTTCCTGCGCCAGCAAATCAAAACGTTGGAACAGCTGAAGTCTCAGAACTCATTCATGTCGGAGGACTCATAG